From Synoicihabitans lomoniglobus, the proteins below share one genomic window:
- a CDS encoding creatininase family protein, giving the protein MPPPTSTASSRWGCYERLMPAEIERIATAHPVVYLPWGALEYHGHHAAVGLDGLKAHGLCQALAAEAGGLVLPPVYVAANTIKTAPDLKFPRHSLDFSESLLRGLAREHFDQLADEGFRVVFALCGHVGQPHYDIIKEEAAAAHERHPATHVIATSETDLVSPELFVVNHAALGEVSLLMATDPDCVDLTRLPADREPTLADDAVWGPDPRPASTEKGRTYAAAFVAAARDRIAAALNP; this is encoded by the coding sequence ATGCCACCGCCCACTTCCACTGCCTCGTCCCGCTGGGGTTGCTATGAACGGTTGATGCCGGCGGAGATCGAACGCATCGCCACCGCTCACCCGGTGGTGTATCTACCGTGGGGCGCGCTCGAATACCACGGCCACCACGCCGCCGTGGGCCTCGATGGCCTCAAGGCCCACGGTCTCTGCCAAGCTCTGGCCGCAGAGGCAGGCGGACTCGTGCTGCCCCCCGTTTACGTGGCGGCCAATACGATCAAAACGGCGCCCGACCTGAAGTTTCCCCGCCACTCGCTCGACTTCAGCGAATCGCTGCTGCGGGGACTCGCCCGCGAACACTTTGATCAGCTCGCCGACGAAGGTTTCCGCGTGGTGTTTGCCCTGTGCGGCCACGTGGGCCAACCGCACTACGACATCATCAAAGAAGAGGCCGCCGCCGCCCATGAGCGCCATCCGGCCACACACGTGATCGCCACGTCCGAGACCGATCTGGTTTCCCCGGAGTTGTTCGTCGTCAACCACGCCGCCCTCGGTGAGGTGTCGCTGCTGATGGCCACGGATCCGGATTGTGTCGACCTGACTCGACTGCCGGCGGATCGCGAGCCCACGCTCGCCGACGACGCGGTCTGGGGACCGGACCCCCGCCCGGCCAGCACCGAGAAAGGTCGCACGTATGCCGCAGCCTTCGTCGCTGCCGCCCGCGACCGCATCGCCGCCGCCCTTAACCCGTAA
- a CDS encoding FIST signal transduction protein produces the protein MNVSQFQWSESTGWSPVAPPHVGSSQSILITVFGAPNVLARPQVLSQLVEKYPEGIIVGCSTAGEIVDVAVKDDSAVATVMAFEKSLVEVARTSLHAANESFDAGKLLANRLPRTMTSDAGAVMPLKHVFVLSDGLVVNGTALVAGLTKGLPTDVSVTGGLAGDGARFAKTVVVDGGELHEHAVVAVGLYGEALQIGFGSLGGWDPFGPERLVTKAQDNVLYEFDGRSALEVYKHYLGRHAADLPASALLFPMSLRMPWGGDPLVRTVLGIDETSQSMTFAGDVPEGAYARLMKANFDRLIDGAADAARTSVAALNDGTAEVALLISCVGRKLLLRQRIEEEVEGVREVLGPRPTLAGFYSYGEISPFSAGASCELHNQTMTITTLREV, from the coding sequence ATGAATGTATCGCAGTTCCAATGGAGTGAGTCGACCGGTTGGTCGCCTGTCGCCCCGCCTCACGTTGGTTCGTCCCAGTCGATTTTGATCACGGTGTTTGGAGCACCGAACGTCCTGGCTCGACCGCAGGTGTTGTCCCAGTTGGTCGAAAAGTATCCGGAGGGGATCATCGTGGGATGTTCGACGGCGGGGGAGATCGTCGATGTGGCGGTGAAGGATGATTCCGCGGTCGCCACCGTGATGGCGTTTGAGAAATCACTGGTGGAGGTGGCGCGCACCTCATTGCACGCGGCCAATGAGAGTTTTGATGCCGGCAAGCTGCTCGCGAATCGCCTGCCGCGAACGATGACAAGTGACGCGGGTGCGGTGATGCCGTTGAAGCACGTTTTCGTGCTTTCCGATGGGCTGGTGGTCAACGGGACGGCGTTGGTGGCCGGATTGACCAAGGGGTTGCCGACCGACGTATCGGTGACCGGAGGTTTGGCAGGTGATGGGGCGCGGTTTGCCAAGACGGTGGTGGTTGATGGCGGCGAATTGCATGAGCATGCCGTGGTCGCGGTCGGTCTTTACGGCGAAGCTTTGCAAATCGGTTTCGGATCGTTGGGCGGTTGGGATCCGTTCGGGCCGGAACGTTTGGTGACGAAGGCCCAGGACAATGTGCTCTATGAGTTCGACGGGCGGTCCGCTCTGGAAGTTTACAAACACTATCTGGGGCGGCACGCGGCGGACCTGCCGGCGTCTGCGCTGTTGTTTCCGATGAGTCTGCGGATGCCGTGGGGCGGCGATCCGTTGGTGCGCACGGTGCTGGGAATCGACGAAACCAGCCAGAGCATGACTTTCGCCGGCGATGTGCCGGAAGGTGCCTATGCCCGATTAATGAAGGCCAATTTTGATCGGCTGATCGACGGGGCCGCCGATGCCGCCCGAACCAGCGTGGCGGCCTTGAATGACGGAACGGCGGAGGTGGCGCTTTTGATCAGTTGCGTGGGACGGAAACTTCTCCTGCGGCAACGCATCGAGGAAGAAGTGGAAGGCGTTCGGGAAGTGCTCGGCCCCCGTCCCACGTTGGCCGGTTTTTACTCTTATGGTGAGATTTCGCCGTTTTCGGCCGGGGCCTCCTGCGAACTGCACAACCAAACCATGACGATAACGACCTTGCGGGAGGTATGA